In Thiospirochaeta perfilievii, a single window of DNA contains:
- the radC gene encoding RadC family protein produces MYRYKNKASSLQPREKAKKYGMKNLSDKELISILLGSGTKSNPIDKLSNKILELIDTSNSELSTEELEKINGIGVAKASMIGASMEFSRRRLTPSIQKISYPTDILPAVRHFVTRPQEYFIVITLNGAHEIIKTRVISIGILNKTLIHPREVFSDALKDRAASLVLAHNHPSGNLEPSNEDKEVTKRLISAGDILGIKILDHIIFSHRSYFSFTENQII; encoded by the coding sequence ATGTATAGATATAAAAATAAAGCTTCTTCGTTACAACCAAGGGAAAAGGCAAAAAAATATGGTATGAAAAATTTAAGTGATAAGGAGCTAATCTCTATCCTCCTGGGTTCTGGCACAAAAAGTAACCCTATAGATAAATTATCCAATAAAATTCTAGAGTTAATTGATACATCAAATAGTGAGCTATCTACTGAAGAGTTAGAGAAAATTAATGGAATAGGTGTTGCAAAAGCTTCTATGATTGGAGCTTCTATGGAGTTTTCAAGACGACGTCTTACTCCCTCAATACAAAAAATATCCTATCCTACGGATATTCTTCCTGCTGTTAGGCACTTTGTTACAAGACCCCAGGAGTATTTTATTGTAATAACCCTAAATGGAGCCCACGAAATAATAAAGACAAGAGTTATTAGTATTGGAATATTAAATAAAACTCTAATCCATCCCAGGGAGGTCTTTTCAGATGCACTAAAAGATAGGGCCGCATCCCTAGTTCTTGCCCATAACCACCCAAGTGGGAACTTAGAACCAAGTAATGAGGATAAGGAGGTGACTAAAAGATTAATAAGTGCAGGGGATATCTTAGGTATAAAAATATTGGATCATATTATTTTCTCCCACAGGAGTTATTTTAGCTTTACAGAGAATCAAATCATATAA
- a CDS encoding putative ABC transporter permease, whose amino-acid sequence MILIFKLTFLFMCGTVSGWIIELIWRRYFGLARRWLNPGFLNGPWLPIYGFGTIFLYYLSINILPIYLLIPLFFFSMTLLEFVAGIFFINVYKIRLWDYRGNRLNIMGIICPFYSFLWTILGLVFYYYIHPILYKYILIILSRYELTFFLGIYVGVLFVDIVISFNLANRIKNVVRNSGQKWHVEYEGFKIELRDRFEKGVKNRTHFMLPFNGESGLLLKNRLLEHKDKIIRPIKTLKNRVKH is encoded by the coding sequence ATGATACTAATTTTTAAATTAACATTTCTATTTATGTGCGGTACAGTTAGTGGTTGGATTATTGAATTAATATGGAGAAGATATTTTGGCTTAGCACGAAGATGGCTTAACCCGGGTTTTTTAAATGGACCATGGCTCCCAATATATGGATTTGGAACAATATTTTTATACTATTTATCTATAAATATTCTTCCTATATACCTTTTAATTCCTCTCTTCTTTTTTTCCATGACTCTACTAGAGTTTGTTGCCGGTATTTTTTTTATAAATGTATATAAAATAAGGTTGTGGGATTATAGGGGGAATAGACTCAATATAATGGGGATAATCTGTCCATTCTACAGCTTTTTATGGACAATTCTTGGTCTTGTTTTCTATTATTATATTCATCCTATACTCTATAAGTATATATTAATAATTTTAAGTAGATATGAACTTACATTTTTTCTTGGAATATATGTTGGAGTTCTTTTTGTTGATATAGTTATATCATTTAATTTGGCAAATAGAATTAAGAATGTTGTACGAAATAGTGGACAAAAATGGCATGTTGAGTACGAAGGGTTTAAAATTGAGTTAAGGGACCGCTTTGAAAAAGGTGTGAAAAATAGAACACATTTTATGTTACCATTTAATGGAGAGAGCGGCTTGTTACTAAAAAATAGATTATTGGAACATAAAGATAAAATAATTAGACCAATTAAGACATTAAAAAATAGAGTAAAACATTAA
- a CDS encoding sensor histidine kinase, with amino-acid sequence MRLQKKILYTVLISTIFFTFIREIVSFFDAKNIAERGLEQKIVVTGKLMQGVLANPLYNLNYNLLEESLLHFYEDPDIISIKLVESGGILEINKQKDTSTNQYTIKQHIKIVYREVYLGDVEVVYSEINIIEKLRDKVFKSILSISLLIGIITLFLLFSIQKIIKPVKELTDLSVEISNGNLEKSIDIYSSDEIGILAKSFIVMKDSIKSQLEQIQNEVAQKDIAEKTLQELNNNLEEKVNERTRELEEALENIKNTQKKLIESEKMASLGILVAGVAHEINTPIGIAVTAASHLQDEVKVFSSKYMDNQITRSGMEGFLKVCDEITEIILSNMYKGRTLVRSFKNIAVDQTSEQMREFELKSYLEEILLSTHSKFKRTGIKINVICDEGIKLHSYPGALSQVITNLLLNSLYHGFENISQGEIIILVSENDQNIIINYSDTGSGIPKEFVSKVFNPFFTTKRGKGGSGLGLSIVYNLVTSVLNGDIECSSIEGSGVTFIITIPTVAKKIEDS; translated from the coding sequence ATGCGATTACAAAAAAAAATTCTATATACAGTTCTAATAAGTACAATTTTTTTTACTTTTATAAGAGAAATTGTAAGTTTTTTTGACGCAAAAAATATAGCTGAGAGAGGGCTTGAACAAAAAATTGTTGTTACTGGGAAGCTTATGCAAGGTGTTTTAGCAAATCCCCTATACAATCTAAACTACAATCTATTAGAGGAGAGTCTTTTACACTTTTATGAGGATCCTGACATTATATCAATAAAACTTGTTGAGAGTGGGGGCATCTTAGAGATTAATAAACAAAAAGATACTTCTACTAATCAATATACAATTAAGCAGCATATAAAAATTGTCTACAGAGAAGTCTATTTAGGTGATGTTGAAGTAGTCTATTCAGAGATAAATATAATAGAAAAGTTAAGGGACAAGGTCTTTAAAAGTATTTTATCTATTTCACTTTTAATTGGTATAATAACACTTTTTCTCCTATTCTCCATACAAAAGATAATTAAGCCTGTTAAAGAGTTAACAGATCTCTCTGTTGAAATAAGTAACGGAAATCTTGAGAAAAGCATAGATATTTATAGTAGTGATGAGATAGGCATATTAGCCAAAAGTTTTATTGTTATGAAAGATTCGATTAAAAGTCAGTTAGAACAGATACAAAATGAGGTTGCTCAGAAGGATATTGCTGAAAAAACACTGCAAGAACTTAATAATAACCTAGAGGAAAAGGTTAATGAGAGAACTAGGGAGTTAGAGGAAGCTTTAGAAAACATTAAAAATACCCAAAAAAAATTAATTGAATCTGAAAAAATGGCCTCATTGGGAATCCTAGTGGCAGGTGTAGCCCATGAGATAAATACACCTATAGGGATTGCTGTTACAGCTGCATCCCACTTACAAGATGAAGTTAAAGTATTCTCTTCCAAATATATGGATAATCAAATTACACGTAGTGGTATGGAGGGGTTTTTAAAAGTTTGTGATGAAATCACTGAAATTATTCTATCTAACATGTACAAGGGTAGAACTTTAGTTCGAAGTTTTAAAAACATAGCTGTAGATCAAACTTCAGAGCAGATGAGGGAGTTTGAATTAAAGAGTTATTTAGAAGAGATTTTACTAAGCACCCATTCAAAGTTTAAAAGAACAGGAATTAAAATAAATGTAATATGTGATGAAGGTATAAAACTACACAGTTACCCTGGGGCACTCTCCCAGGTGATTACTAATCTTCTATTAAACTCCCTATATCACGGGTTTGAGAATATTTCCCAGGGAGAGATTATAATTCTTGTAAGTGAAAATGATCAAAATATTATAATAAACTATAGTGATACTGGTAGTGGAATTCCTAAAGAGTTTGTATCCAAGGTTTTTAATCCTTTTTTTACTACAAAGAGAGGAAAGGGTGGAAGTGGCCTAGGACTAAGTATTGTATATAACCTTGTAACAAGTGTACTAAATGGGGATATTGAGTGTAGTAGTATTGAAGGTAGTGGTGTAACATTTATTATAACTATACCTACAGTAGCTAAAAAAATCGAAGATAGTTAA
- a CDS encoding Cof-type HAD-IIB family hydrolase has translation MKYKLVALDLDGTLLNDDNYISEYTKSILLKLVKKGIYVVIATGRSYSSVKPKIQDLKLGHPVICYNGAMIRDGHNDEILLETAVPDTISREMIKISRRENIHFQGFINGEFHYEKESKSSSFYQELSGLNGQIINFDNLDSLNFTKCMFIGHRDSLVTLEKSLKTDYNDRCYIAFSKPTFLEIMNIKASKAKALKKLATDLNIDIEDIIAFGDGMNDEDMLDFVGKGIIMKNGHESLKLKFENTIYTNNQDGVAKYLEGLLDE, from the coding sequence ATGAAATATAAATTAGTAGCACTAGACTTAGATGGAACTCTACTTAATGATGATAACTACATCTCTGAATATACAAAGAGTATTTTACTTAAATTAGTAAAGAAGGGTATCTATGTTGTTATTGCAACTGGTAGAAGTTACTCCTCTGTAAAACCTAAAATTCAAGATTTAAAGTTAGGGCATCCTGTAATTTGTTATAATGGGGCAATGATAAGGGATGGTCACAACGATGAAATACTCCTTGAGACAGCTGTTCCTGACACAATATCCAGAGAGATGATAAAAATATCCCGGAGGGAAAATATTCATTTTCAGGGTTTTATAAATGGAGAGTTTCACTATGAAAAGGAGTCAAAATCCTCAAGTTTTTATCAAGAGCTTAGTGGTTTAAATGGTCAAATAATTAATTTTGATAATTTAGATAGTTTAAATTTTACTAAGTGCATGTTTATTGGTCATAGGGACTCCCTTGTAACTTTAGAAAAGAGTTTAAAAACAGATTATAATGATCGTTGTTATATCGCATTTTCAAAACCAACATTTCTGGAAATTATGAATATTAAAGCATCAAAGGCTAAAGCTCTTAAAAAATTAGCTACCGATTTAAATATAGATATAGAAGATATTATTGCATTTGGTGATGGCATGAATGATGAAGATATGCTTGATTTTGTTGGGAAGGGTATAATAATGAAAAATGGTCATGAATCCTTAAAGCTCAAATTTGAGAATACTATTTATACAAATAACCAAGATGGTGTAGCAAAATATTTAGAGGGCTTACTAGATGAATAG